A genomic segment from Stenotrophomonas maltophilia encodes:
- a CDS encoding AraC family transcriptional regulator: MSAAGKALWYIETHADQPLALADIAAAAGLSPFHLSRLFQARTGTSVVRYLRGRRLTAAAQRLATGAGDILQVALGAGYTTHAAFTRAFNEQFGQTPEHVREQGTDGLALVQAIRVDDAPAPCGEAPQLLDTPAFQVAGIGMRHTRDSGGAIPGQWAQLNREWPTPAPISFGVCCNSDDDGGFDYIAALPASALPTVPAHWQRVDVPARRYLVAWHGGHISAIRSTWFWLLDHYLPGSGLSLANAPDLERYDTRFDEHTGNGGVEILLPVNERPR, translated from the coding sequence ATGAGCGCGGCAGGCAAGGCGTTGTGGTACATCGAAACCCATGCGGACCAGCCATTGGCGCTGGCCGATATCGCCGCCGCAGCGGGGCTGTCGCCGTTCCATCTGTCACGCCTGTTCCAGGCCCGCACTGGCACCTCGGTGGTGCGCTATCTGCGGGGACGGCGCCTGACCGCTGCCGCGCAGCGGTTGGCCACCGGGGCGGGGGATATCCTGCAGGTCGCGCTGGGAGCCGGCTATACCACCCACGCCGCGTTCACCCGTGCCTTCAACGAACAATTCGGGCAGACACCGGAGCACGTACGCGAACAGGGCACCGATGGCCTGGCCCTGGTACAGGCGATCCGCGTGGACGATGCGCCGGCGCCCTGCGGCGAAGCGCCGCAGCTGCTCGACACGCCCGCTTTCCAGGTGGCGGGCATCGGCATGCGGCATACCCGCGACAGTGGCGGCGCGATTCCCGGCCAATGGGCGCAGCTCAACCGCGAATGGCCGACGCCCGCTCCAATCAGCTTCGGTGTGTGCTGCAACAGCGACGACGATGGCGGCTTCGATTACATTGCCGCACTGCCCGCCAGCGCGCTGCCGACCGTGCCGGCGCATTGGCAACGGGTGGACGTGCCGGCGCGTCGCTATCTTGTGGCCTGGCACGGCGGGCACATATCAGCCATCCGCTCGACCTGGTTCTGGCTGCTGGATCATTACCTGCCAGGCTCCGGCCTCAGCCTGGCCAACGCACCCGATCTGGAGCGCTACGACACCCGCTTCGACGAGCACACCGGCAACGGCGGCGTGGAGATCTTGTTGCCGGTGAACGAACGCCCACGCTGA
- a CDS encoding alpha/beta hydrolase family protein, with protein sequence MRMKATVMGMMLMCLATTATARESQAAGERHGTTSVASAAVRDAQHRDTLRYTAWYPALTGSRETALTLGPPDAPLFDIGRAAMDAPVAGDRLPTLLISHGNGGSARMMGWLGTALARAGYLVIAVDHPGNNGADTMTLPGSVLTWLRADDLRAALVAVQADPVLGPHVDAERLGVAGFSAGGYTALLAAGARPDLQRLLSFCTAHPYDGVCRPQQEAATHTMEARIAAAGSPELSPWISRANESRTIPGVRAVFLLAPAIVQAFAPEQLSSLRQSVSIVLGEADAVAPPQSNGEAMHAVMPGTELQRLPDVGHYDFLAACTPAGQQRLPELCTTSVPKTQTHALAVDAALQFFAHSLR encoded by the coding sequence ATGCGCATGAAAGCCACTGTGATGGGAATGATGCTGATGTGCCTGGCGACCACCGCCACTGCCCGCGAATCCCAAGCGGCCGGCGAGCGGCATGGCACCACGTCGGTGGCCAGCGCCGCCGTGCGCGATGCGCAGCACCGCGACACCCTGCGCTACACGGCCTGGTACCCGGCACTGACCGGCAGCCGTGAAACCGCGCTGACCCTCGGACCACCCGATGCGCCGCTGTTCGACATAGGACGTGCCGCAATGGATGCGCCGGTGGCGGGTGATCGCCTGCCGACCCTGCTGATCTCGCATGGCAACGGCGGCAGCGCGCGCATGATGGGCTGGCTGGGCACCGCGTTGGCACGGGCGGGCTACCTGGTGATCGCAGTCGATCATCCGGGCAACAACGGTGCCGACACGATGACCCTGCCCGGCAGCGTGCTGACCTGGCTGCGCGCGGATGATCTGCGCGCCGCGCTGGTGGCAGTACAGGCGGATCCCGTGCTCGGTCCCCACGTCGACGCCGAGCGGCTGGGTGTCGCCGGATTCTCCGCCGGTGGCTACACCGCGCTGCTGGCCGCCGGTGCACGACCGGACCTGCAACGACTGCTGTCCTTCTGCACCGCGCATCCGTATGACGGTGTCTGCCGGCCCCAGCAGGAGGCCGCCACGCACACGATGGAGGCCCGTATTGCCGCTGCAGGCTCGCCGGAACTGTCGCCATGGATCTCCCGCGCCAATGAATCGCGCACGATCCCCGGCGTGCGCGCAGTATTCCTGCTGGCGCCAGCAATCGTGCAGGCCTTTGCGCCCGAGCAGCTGTCCTCGTTGCGGCAGTCGGTATCGATCGTGCTGGGCGAAGCGGACGCGGTTGCACCTCCACAGAGCAATGGCGAGGCCATGCACGCGGTGATGCCGGGCACGGAGCTGCAACGCCTGCCCGATGTGGGCCATTACGACTTCCTGGCCGCGTGCACTCCGGCAGGACAGCAGCGGTTGCCAGAGCTGTGCACCACGTCAGTGCCGAAGACCCAGACCCACGCGCTGGCGGTGGACGCAGCGCTGCAGTTCTTCGCCCACTCCCTGCGCTAG
- a CDS encoding VOC family protein, producing the protein MRLLHLTLPVSDVATVAAYFRDVLQQRVVGNHVHIGWSTIELQPAAGRPVGGVHLAFNVPDNRFSEAMAWLRERTPLQRNPAGLDYFALESSWQSQSVYFTGPDGLILELIGRRRLPASARGGAFHGSELACLSEVGLPSRDVDAVREQSSQRFGLQPISPPSPQFAPMGDDEGLLIVVAADRTWFPEQKDLPNAQGLLLQISDVAGPGVVEDVALGWRVSSSPAPRQ; encoded by the coding sequence ATGCGCCTGCTGCACCTCACTCTGCCGGTATCCGATGTCGCCACCGTGGCCGCGTACTTCCGCGATGTGCTGCAGCAGCGCGTGGTCGGCAACCATGTGCACATCGGCTGGAGCACGATCGAACTGCAGCCTGCGGCAGGGCGTCCGGTCGGTGGCGTGCATCTGGCCTTCAACGTGCCGGACAACCGCTTCAGCGAGGCGATGGCCTGGCTGCGCGAGCGTACGCCACTACAGCGCAACCCGGCAGGACTGGATTACTTCGCGCTGGAAAGCAGCTGGCAGTCGCAGTCGGTGTACTTCACCGGCCCGGACGGCCTGATCCTGGAACTGATCGGCCGCCGCCGCTTGCCAGCCAGCGCGCGCGGCGGCGCCTTCCATGGCAGCGAACTGGCCTGCCTGAGCGAAGTCGGCCTGCCCAGCCGCGATGTCGACGCGGTGCGCGAACAGTCCAGTCAACGTTTCGGCCTGCAACCGATCAGCCCGCCTTCGCCGCAGTTCGCACCGATGGGCGACGACGAAGGCCTGCTGATCGTGGTCGCCGCTGATCGCACCTGGTTCCCGGAACAGAAAGACCTGCCCAATGCGCAGGGGCTGCTGCTGCAGATCAGCGATGTGGCTGGCCCGGGCGTTGTGGAAGACGTTGCATTGGGTTGGCGGGTGTCTTCATCACCAGCGCCCCGTCAGTGA
- a CDS encoding YiiX/YebB-like N1pC/P60 family cysteine hydrolase, which translates to MHRLLLLIGLLLPALWPAVALAVDLHEGDLLFVTAGRSGLSAAIDDATGKQGSTSFDHVALIASAPKGWEVLHADEKGSRRQSLSDFRQDARAKQRQIVVYRLRAPQQSAIRDAVATARTMLGKPYNTSYVLNEDSYYCSDFIERAFRAHHMFALQPMNFRNPQTGEIAQHWVDLYRGMGMEVPQDQPGTNPNDMSAAPVLQRIGVLE; encoded by the coding sequence ATGCACCGCCTTCTGCTCCTGATCGGCCTGCTGTTGCCCGCCCTGTGGCCGGCCGTGGCACTGGCCGTCGACCTCCACGAGGGCGATCTGCTGTTCGTCACCGCCGGCCGCAGCGGCCTCAGCGCAGCCATCGACGATGCCACCGGCAAGCAGGGGTCGACCAGCTTCGATCATGTCGCGCTGATCGCCTCCGCGCCGAAGGGCTGGGAGGTGTTGCACGCTGATGAGAAAGGATCGCGCCGGCAGTCGCTGTCCGATTTCCGCCAGGACGCGCGCGCAAAGCAGCGGCAGATCGTGGTCTATCGCCTGCGCGCGCCGCAGCAGTCCGCCATCAGGGATGCGGTTGCGACCGCGCGCACGATGCTGGGCAAACCGTACAACACGTCATACGTGTTGAACGAGGACAGCTACTACTGCTCGGACTTCATCGAGCGTGCGTTCCGTGCGCACCACATGTTCGCACTGCAACCGATGAACTTCCGCAACCCGCAGACCGGCGAGATCGCCCAGCACTGGGTCGATCTTTACCGCGGCATGGGCATGGAGGTGCCGCAGGATCAGCCCGGCACCAATCCGAACGACATGTCGGCAGCACCGGTGCTGCAACGTATCGGCGTGCTGGAATAA
- a CDS encoding short-chain fatty acid transporter, with amino-acid sequence MASTAAVQDGWMARAALRSAAWAEKWFPDAYVFAVLGVVIVALAAMGFGSTPQATASAFGDGFWSLIPFTMQMAFVVIGGYAVATAPVVARFIDFLARVPRTGRGAVVYVGLVSMLASLLSWGFSLVFGGLLVRALARRTELRMDYRAAGASAYLGLGAVWAMGLSSSAAQLQANPASMPPGLVEITGVLPFTETIFLWQSIALTSVLILVSLLIAWLTAPAAGSARTAEEFPGAAQAEPEPLQRRTRPGEWLEYSPLLTVLLSLLAFGWLFNEFASKPAITAIANLNTYNFLFISLGLLLHWRPRSFLNAVAKAVPSTTGVLIQFPLYGGIAMILTHAAGGDGQTLAHRLSSLFVHVASTDSFALVMGVYSAVLGFFVPSGGGKWIIEAPYVMQAANELKAHLGWAVQVYNAAEALPNLINPFWMLPLLGVLGLKARDIVGFTFIQLLVHIPLVLGLLWLLGMTLAYVPPVMP; translated from the coding sequence ATGGCCTCGACGGCAGCAGTACAGGACGGCTGGATGGCGCGCGCAGCGCTGCGTTCGGCGGCCTGGGCGGAAAAGTGGTTCCCCGACGCGTACGTGTTCGCGGTGCTGGGCGTGGTCATCGTCGCGCTGGCCGCGATGGGCTTCGGCTCGACCCCGCAGGCCACTGCCAGCGCCTTCGGTGACGGTTTCTGGAGCCTGATCCCCTTCACCATGCAGATGGCCTTCGTGGTCATCGGTGGCTACGCCGTGGCGACCGCGCCGGTGGTCGCCCGCTTCATCGACTTCCTGGCCCGGGTGCCGCGCACTGGCCGTGGTGCGGTGGTGTACGTGGGCCTGGTCAGCATGCTCGCCTCGCTGCTCAGCTGGGGCTTCTCGCTGGTGTTCGGTGGCCTGCTGGTCCGAGCGCTGGCCCGCCGTACCGAACTGCGCATGGACTATCGCGCCGCTGGCGCTTCGGCCTACCTCGGCCTGGGGGCGGTGTGGGCGATGGGGCTGAGTTCGTCGGCCGCACAGCTGCAGGCCAACCCGGCCAGCATGCCGCCGGGGCTGGTGGAAATCACCGGCGTGTTGCCGTTCACCGAAACCATCTTCCTGTGGCAGTCGATCGCGCTGACCTCGGTGCTGATCCTGGTCTCGCTGTTGATCGCCTGGCTGACCGCGCCCGCGGCCGGCAGTGCGCGTACTGCCGAGGAGTTCCCCGGCGCCGCGCAGGCCGAGCCGGAACCTCTGCAGCGACGCACGCGCCCGGGCGAATGGCTGGAATACAGCCCGCTGCTGACCGTGCTGCTCTCGCTGCTGGCATTCGGCTGGCTGTTCAACGAGTTCGCCAGCAAGCCGGCGATCACTGCCATCGCCAACCTCAACACCTACAACTTCCTGTTCATCTCGTTGGGCCTGCTGCTGCACTGGCGGCCGCGCAGCTTCCTCAACGCGGTGGCCAAGGCGGTGCCGAGCACCACCGGCGTGCTGATCCAGTTCCCGCTGTATGGCGGCATCGCGATGATCCTCACCCACGCCGCTGGCGGTGATGGGCAGACCCTGGCGCACCGGCTGTCGAGCCTGTTCGTGCACGTGGCCAGCACGGATTCGTTCGCGCTGGTGATGGGCGTCTATTCGGCGGTGCTGGGCTTCTTCGTGCCGTCCGGTGGCGGCAAGTGGATCATCGAGGCGCCGTACGTGATGCAGGCTGCCAACGAACTGAAGGCGCACCTGGGCTGGGCGGTGCAGGTCTACAACGCGGCCGAAGCCCTGCCGAACCTGATCAACCCGTTCTGGATGCTGCCGCTGCTGGGCGTGCTGGGCCTGAAGGCGCGCGACATCGTGGGGTTCACCTTCATCCAGTTGCTGGTGCACATCCCGCTGGTGCTGGGCCTGCTGTGGCTGCTGGGCATGACCCTGGCGTATGTGCCACCGGTGATGCCCTGA
- the ubiA gene encoding 4-hydroxybenzoate octaprenyltransferase, whose amino-acid sequence MADTPLTSPQSPATPRWRHYWSLMRADRPIGTLLLLWPTWWALWLAAGGLPPLWTLFVFTAGVWLTRSAGCVINDYADRWLDPHVERTKARPLATGAISGRAALALFAVLMLVAFGLVLTLNGLTIGLSFIGVFLAASYPYLKRYTHLPQVYLGMSFGWGIPMAFAAVQGEVPMLGWLLYAGNILWSTAYDTWYAMVDREDDLKMGSHSTAILFGDLDLVIQGVLYALFLATMALVGVRGGLGGYYLAGVAVATALVVYEFWICRNRERGPCFKAFLHNNWVGAALFAGIAVDLALR is encoded by the coding sequence ATGGCTGATACCCCCCTCACTTCGCCGCAGTCGCCGGCGACGCCGCGTTGGCGGCATTACTGGAGCCTGATGCGCGCTGATCGCCCGATCGGCACGTTGCTGCTGCTGTGGCCCACCTGGTGGGCGTTGTGGCTGGCCGCGGGCGGCCTGCCGCCGCTGTGGACGCTGTTCGTGTTCACCGCCGGCGTGTGGCTGACCCGCTCGGCCGGTTGCGTCATCAACGACTACGCCGACCGCTGGCTCGACCCGCATGTGGAGCGCACCAAGGCGCGCCCGCTGGCCACCGGCGCAATCAGCGGCCGTGCCGCGCTGGCACTGTTCGCCGTGCTGATGCTGGTGGCGTTCGGCCTGGTGCTGACCCTGAACGGGTTGACCATCGGCCTCAGCTTCATCGGCGTGTTCCTGGCCGCCAGCTACCCGTACCTGAAGCGCTACACCCATCTGCCGCAGGTCTACCTGGGCATGTCGTTCGGCTGGGGCATCCCGATGGCGTTCGCCGCCGTGCAGGGCGAGGTGCCGATGCTGGGCTGGCTGCTGTATGCCGGCAACATCCTGTGGTCCACCGCCTACGACACCTGGTACGCCATGGTCGACCGCGAGGACGACCTGAAGATGGGCTCGCACTCCACCGCGATCCTGTTCGGTGATCTCGACCTGGTCATCCAGGGCGTGTTGTACGCGCTGTTCCTGGCCACGATGGCGCTGGTTGGCGTGCGCGGCGGGCTGGGCGGGTACTACCTGGCCGGCGTGGCCGTCGCCACCGCGCTGGTGGTGTACGAGTTCTGGATCTGCCGCAACCGCGAACGCGGCCCGTGCTTCAAGGCGTTCCTGCACAACAACTGGGTGGGTGCCGCGCTGTTTGCGGGTATCGCCGTGGATCTGGCGCTGCGTTGA
- a CDS encoding helix-turn-helix transcriptional regulator: MTPPDLLQLAAGAAILGLAALSTGVSFGRARRGSHLLTTFFACFAAANLFGLVLLGGQAWLSADAVRWLRVIEVPLVYLLGPLLYGHARVLLSPAPDHASSLSLAHLLPAMLAFVVSLLNAVAPFDVSPLGRVLFQLSFHGWLLQGTPYLLATLWLSLRRSSAPRGTAIQRSGLRGLAIVMAGCWLASAMNRWPPDAAPLLASIGLSLLTTAGMYLLACRVVRQQLRAPASAAAPGVGNLIPAPTEDVAVARYERSGIDAAQCAAIASALTALMQHERLHEAPGLDLQGLSQHSGWSPNQVSQALNQGLGQSFSEFVTGFRITAAKSFLSDPADPRSVLDIGLAAGFGSKSTFNSAFKRATGQTPSEYRRSRATSG, from the coding sequence ATGACGCCACCGGATCTGCTGCAGCTGGCGGCAGGCGCTGCGATTCTGGGCCTGGCCGCCTTGTCCACCGGAGTGAGCTTCGGCCGCGCCCGGCGTGGCAGCCACCTGCTCACCACCTTCTTCGCCTGTTTCGCCGCCGCCAATCTGTTCGGACTGGTGCTGTTGGGTGGCCAGGCCTGGCTTTCGGCCGACGCGGTGCGCTGGTTGCGGGTCATTGAAGTGCCGCTGGTCTATCTGCTCGGTCCGCTGCTGTATGGCCATGCGCGTGTGCTGCTGTCACCTGCACCGGACCACGCATCGTCGCTGTCGCTCGCGCATCTGCTGCCGGCCATGCTCGCGTTCGTCGTTTCCCTGTTGAATGCTGTTGCCCCTTTCGACGTCTCGCCGCTGGGCAGGGTGCTGTTCCAGCTCAGCTTCCATGGCTGGCTGCTGCAGGGCACGCCCTACCTGCTGGCCACGCTGTGGCTCTCGCTGCGTAGGTCTTCGGCCCCACGCGGAACCGCGATCCAACGCAGCGGACTGCGCGGGCTGGCGATCGTGATGGCGGGCTGCTGGCTTGCCAGCGCGATGAACCGGTGGCCGCCGGACGCCGCTCCGCTGCTGGCCAGCATCGGGCTCAGCCTGCTGACCACCGCCGGCATGTATCTGCTGGCCTGCCGCGTGGTGCGGCAGCAGCTGCGCGCGCCTGCGAGTGCCGCCGCACCGGGCGTAGGGAATCTCATCCCCGCGCCCACCGAGGACGTCGCCGTCGCACGCTACGAACGCTCGGGCATCGACGCAGCACAATGCGCGGCCATCGCCAGCGCGCTGACCGCATTGATGCAGCACGAGCGCCTGCATGAGGCCCCGGGGCTCGATCTCCAGGGCTTGAGCCAGCACAGCGGCTGGTCCCCCAACCAGGTCTCGCAGGCGCTCAACCAGGGTTTGGGCCAGAGCTTCTCCGAGTTCGTGACCGGCTTCCGCATCACGGCCGCGAAGTCCTTCCTCTCCGACCCCGCCGACCCACGCAGCGTGCTGGACATCGGCCTGGCCGCCGGCTTCGGCAGCAAGTCCACCTTCAACAGCGCGTTCAAGCGCGCCACCGGGCAGACACCGAGCGAGTACCGCCGCAGCCGCGCCACCTCCGGCTGA
- a CDS encoding aspartyl protease family protein, producing MRWQRMMFGLLWMLAVPVQAAVGDAASVLARARAASGGEPWLSVQRLQAEGEQSLGGLHGRWQLNQDLRAGRYAEQAQLGAFTVAQGFDGQLSWRRDYGGEVGLLDGSVPRRTVRTQAWLATRAYWSSAYPASRFAGPRTEAHDGQRYDVLATTPEGADPIELWFDTRSGLLGRVVIASARTPTATTLEDYRAVDGLLLPHRLITDTLDAQGRADPRLRSDVQVQRYRVDLPVPDGLYAPPAMADDSYIEDASGTTRVPFDLINNHVYIEADVDGQPARFLVDTGAINLLTPIAAKRLGLTTAGRLSVHGAGDNASDLGLAQARHLRIGGAHLANPVFHIIDLGQQINSMGVPHDGFIGYETFLRFVTTFDYGARVLSFTRPGHYQPPANAVVLPFEQDDRAPVLNGELDGIPLRLWLDTGSRNSLSLSSPFVRTHGLLEKYHASEEAVLGWGLGGPGRARPARLGVLRMGSIEVTGLVGDLSSTDKGALALADYGAILGGGVLRRFSMGIDYDAKRLYLVPNAESTQADAFDRSGLWLQAEHGALRVADVAPTSAGARAGLRRDDRIVMISGEPIATRRLADWRALLRERPVGTRVGIRYLRDGQQVDTELALADRVNERWSAD from the coding sequence ATGCGATGGCAACGGATGATGTTCGGCCTGCTGTGGATGCTGGCGGTTCCCGTGCAGGCTGCGGTGGGGGATGCGGCGAGTGTGCTGGCCCGGGCCCGTGCAGCCAGTGGCGGCGAGCCGTGGCTGTCGGTGCAGCGCCTGCAGGCTGAGGGCGAGCAGTCGCTCGGTGGCTTGCACGGGCGCTGGCAGCTCAACCAGGACCTGCGCGCCGGTCGCTATGCCGAACAGGCCCAGCTGGGAGCCTTCACCGTCGCCCAGGGGTTCGACGGCCAGCTGTCCTGGCGGCGTGACTATGGCGGCGAGGTGGGCCTGCTGGACGGCAGCGTGCCACGCCGCACCGTGCGCACGCAGGCGTGGCTGGCCACCCGCGCCTACTGGTCCAGCGCCTATCCGGCCTCGCGCTTTGCAGGCCCACGCACCGAGGCCCACGACGGGCAGCGCTATGACGTGCTGGCGACGACGCCGGAGGGCGCGGACCCGATCGAACTCTGGTTCGACACCCGCAGTGGCCTGCTCGGCCGGGTGGTCATCGCCTCCGCGCGCACACCCACCGCCACCACGCTGGAAGACTACCGGGCGGTCGATGGCCTGCTGCTGCCCCATCGCCTCATCACTGACACCCTCGATGCCCAGGGCCGTGCCGATCCGCGGCTGCGCAGCGACGTGCAGGTGCAGCGCTACCGGGTGGATCTCCCTGTGCCGGATGGGCTGTATGCACCACCAGCGATGGCCGACGACAGCTACATCGAGGATGCCAGCGGCACCACCCGCGTCCCGTTCGACCTGATCAACAACCATGTCTACATCGAGGCCGACGTGGACGGCCAGCCGGCGCGCTTCCTGGTGGACACCGGCGCCATCAACCTGCTGACACCGATCGCCGCCAAGCGCCTGGGGCTGACCACAGCGGGCCGCCTGAGCGTGCATGGTGCCGGCGACAACGCCAGCGACCTGGGCCTGGCGCAGGCCCGCCACCTGCGCATCGGTGGCGCGCACCTTGCAAACCCGGTGTTCCACATCATCGACCTCGGCCAGCAGATCAACTCGATGGGCGTGCCACACGATGGCTTCATCGGCTACGAGACCTTCCTGCGCTTCGTCACCACCTTCGACTACGGCGCGCGCGTGCTCAGCTTCACCCGACCGGGCCACTACCAGCCGCCCGCCAACGCGGTGGTGCTGCCGTTCGAACAGGACGACCGCGCACCGGTACTGAATGGCGAACTGGACGGCATCCCGCTGCGGTTGTGGCTGGACACCGGTTCTCGCAATTCTCTGAGCCTGAGCAGCCCGTTCGTGCGTACCCATGGTCTGTTGGAGAAGTACCACGCCAGTGAGGAGGCGGTGCTTGGGTGGGGCCTCGGAGGCCCGGGCCGCGCGCGACCGGCCCGGCTCGGTGTGCTGCGCATGGGCAGCATCGAGGTCACCGGCCTGGTCGGTGACCTGTCCAGCACCGACAAGGGCGCGCTGGCCCTGGCCGACTATGGCGCGATTCTCGGTGGCGGCGTGCTGCGGCGCTTCTCCATGGGCATCGACTACGATGCCAAACGTCTCTATCTGGTGCCCAACGCTGAAAGCACGCAGGCCGATGCCTTCGACCGCAGCGGGCTGTGGTTGCAAGCCGAGCACGGTGCACTGCGTGTGGCCGATGTGGCGCCGACCAGCGCTGGTGCGCGCGCGGGGCTACGAAGGGATGATCGCATCGTCATGATTTCAGGCGAGCCGATTGCCACGCGGAGACTGGCGGACTGGCGTGCGCTGCTGCGTGAGCGCCCGGTTGGGACGCGCGTGGGCATCCGTTATCTGCGCGATGGCCAGCAGGTGGATACCGAGCTGGCGCTGGCGGACCGGGTGAATGAGCGCTGGTCTGCCGATTGA
- a CDS encoding adhesin, with product MKRLTAFCLVVALTSCAAHPNRTTKCPPAHFTYVGTERVDGLTFGRFQITHNADQPLQLWVDERRRLNSRTARAEMRRTGEDAWRPYNVILEEITPGAIGLSIGQGEQQSVLFDGDGVFLPGQSSADTEYSIVVRDAAGCERRSASFIP from the coding sequence ATGAAGCGCTTGACTGCCTTTTGCCTCGTGGTTGCACTGACATCCTGTGCGGCGCATCCGAACCGCACCACGAAGTGTCCGCCGGCCCATTTCACCTATGTTGGCACCGAGAGAGTCGACGGGTTGACCTTCGGGCGCTTCCAGATCACCCACAACGCTGATCAGCCACTTCAGCTGTGGGTGGATGAAAGACGCAGGTTGAACTCAAGGACCGCTCGCGCAGAGATGAGGCGTACAGGCGAGGATGCCTGGCGGCCTTACAACGTGATCCTTGAGGAAATCACACCGGGAGCGATCGGGCTGTCGATCGGGCAGGGTGAACAGCAGAGCGTTCTGTTCGATGGTGATGGCGTATTCCTGCCCGGCCAATCCAGCGCGGACACGGAGTACTCCATCGTGGTACGGGATGCAGCCGGTTGCGAGCGTCGCTCGGCATCGTTCATTCCCTGA
- a CDS encoding ankyrin repeat domain-containing protein yields MNIIDPVLSELLSRLGVDTDFGDTVLTCPETQGAYEDTPLHVVAYYNDVALLSALMPFVTTIDVRGDLDLTPLASAVAHGSVAAAAYLLWCGADPHAGNELDRTPLEMMCQDPRFDDVVRMVDAADGAW; encoded by the coding sequence ATGAACATCATCGATCCTGTACTCAGCGAACTGCTTTCCCGGCTCGGTGTCGACACTGACTTCGGCGATACGGTGCTGACTTGTCCGGAGACCCAGGGAGCCTATGAGGACACGCCCCTGCATGTGGTGGCCTATTACAACGATGTGGCCCTCCTCAGCGCATTGATGCCCTTCGTGACCACCATCGATGTGCGTGGTGATCTTGATCTGACGCCGCTGGCAAGCGCGGTGGCACATGGCAGCGTCGCGGCAGCGGCCTATCTCCTCTGGTGTGGTGCAGACCCACACGCAGGGAATGAGCTTGATCGGACACCACTGGAAATGATGTGCCAGGACCCGAGGTTTGATGATGTGGTGCGTATGGTCGACGCCGCAGATGGAGCCTGGTGA
- a CDS encoding DUF4279 domain-containing protein codes for MIEKTTYAISLRITHPDMDASLFEGELGLAPEIFYTAGDPKLAGNGREIGGVRKESFWCHAYSIEDGDELEASLDKLVMGLERKKDFLRRIAASGGRAEFFIGWFSSTNSGFVLKSRTLRHLADLDLDLSFDIYPS; via the coding sequence ATGATTGAGAAAACGACATATGCTATTTCATTGCGAATCACGCACCCTGATATGGACGCCTCTTTGTTTGAGGGGGAGCTTGGGCTTGCTCCAGAGATTTTCTACACGGCTGGCGATCCAAAGCTAGCGGGGAATGGCAGGGAAATTGGTGGTGTCAGAAAGGAATCATTCTGGTGCCATGCGTATTCGATTGAAGATGGCGACGAGCTTGAAGCCTCATTGGATAAGTTGGTGATGGGGCTGGAGAGAAAGAAAGATTTCCTTAGGCGCATAGCCGCATCTGGTGGTCGTGCCGAGTTCTTTATAGGATGGTTCTCTTCCACTAATTCGGGTTTCGTCCTGAAAAGTCGGACTCTTCGTCATCTTGCTGACCTGGATTTAGATCTCTCGTTCGATATATACCCAAGTTGA